One region of Sus scrofa isolate TJ Tabasco breed Duroc chromosome 3, Sscrofa11.1, whole genome shotgun sequence genomic DNA includes:
- the LOC100520015 gene encoding putative speedy protein E7, whose product MGHSAAQKGSPLASSSAPPEAVPEQRTRKTRGQKRKRMVDVRAAAPESSPLPSNSSSEAVSKLKSWKKRGQKRNIWTVNHVEGTKLRMNKRRRPSYRPEDQEAFYRLLDVIVRDKDRQDLALSEDPVIQSFLEADIFLKVSDKYLLAMVVEYFGRVGLPGHLYNRIHFFLALYIASDMEEDNPMSKRSIFQFLLGREQWPDLYKEFLKLKVEFFNAMGHRAWVTPELCEEVCRGGG is encoded by the exons ATGGGCCACTCTG CTGCTCAAAAAGGGAGCCCCCTGGCCTCCAGTTCTGCCCCTCCAGAGGCTGTCCCTGAGCAGAGAACCAGGAAGACGAGAGgccagaagaggaagagaatggTGGACGTCAGGGCCG CTGCCCCTGAGAGCAGCCCCCTGCCCTCCAACTCCTCCTCTGAAGCTGTCTCCAAGCTGAAGTCCTGGAAGAAGAGGGGGCAGAAGAGGAACATATGGACAGTCAATCATGTTGAGGGAACGAAACTCAGGATGAACAAGAGGAGAAGACCTAGTTACCGTCCAGAAGATCAAGAAGCATTCTACCGACTTCTGG ATGTCATTGTCCGGGACAAGGACAGGCAGGACCTGGCACTCTCGG AGGATCCTGTTATCCAGAGCTTCTTGGAAGCTGACATTTTTCTGAAAGTGTCTGACAAG TACCTGCTCGCCATGGTGGTGGAGTACTTCGGCCGTGTTGGGCTCCCTGGTCACCTCTACAACAGGATCCACTTCTTCCTGGCCCT CTACATCGCCTCTGACATGGAGGAAGACAACCCTATGTCCAAGAGGAGCATCTTCCAATTCCTGCTAGGCAGGGAGCAGTGGCCAGACCTCTACAAGGAGTTCCTCAAGTTGAAGGTGGAATTCTTCAACGCAATGGGGCACCGAGCCTGGGTCACGCCAGAGCTGTGTGAGGAGGTCTGTCGGGGAGGAGGGTAG